In a genomic window of Deinococcus detaillensis:
- a CDS encoding class I SAM-dependent rRNA methyltransferase, whose product MNVKIKTQALRRLRGRYPFGHTGDIASADAGITAGEVVDVLTEEGRFVGRGYFNAAGATPLRMLTLQREDINEAFYRRRIREALQRRENQIHRTDALRVIHAEADGLPGVVADQFGSSSSGGVLAVQLRNAGTERHRDLILSALKKETGAAAAYERSDTGERRREGLDLKTGELWGEVPARVNFVEDDLELFFEWRTAQKTGFFLDQRDNRRMMAELVRPGQNFLDVYSYTGGFSLQAAKRGATTLAVDKDVAALATLEAVARANKLKAGARLGDALEVLSQLEREKRRFDAVVLDPPTLAKRRDDVPNAKRIFTAAATSALKMLNPGGHLLISTCAHYLRVDDLLDAARVAAGEAEAAAQVVAITYQPADHPYMLAVPESLYLKSVLLKKE is encoded by the coding sequence ATGAATGTGAAGATCAAAACTCAAGCGCTCCGCCGTCTGCGTGGCCGTTATCCTTTCGGTCACACCGGCGATATCGCCAGCGCCGATGCTGGAATAACGGCGGGCGAAGTGGTGGACGTCCTGACCGAAGAAGGCCGCTTCGTGGGGCGCGGTTACTTCAATGCCGCTGGCGCGACGCCGCTGAGGATGCTGACCTTGCAGCGCGAGGACATCAACGAAGCGTTTTACCGCAGGCGCATTCGGGAAGCCCTTCAGCGGCGCGAAAACCAGATTCACCGTACCGACGCCCTGAGAGTCATTCACGCCGAGGCTGACGGCCTGCCGGGCGTGGTGGCCGATCAATTCGGCAGTTCCTCATCTGGCGGGGTCTTGGCGGTGCAGCTTCGCAACGCGGGCACCGAGCGCCACCGCGATTTGATTCTCAGCGCACTCAAAAAAGAAACCGGCGCGGCGGCGGCTTATGAACGCAGCGATACCGGCGAGCGCCGCCGCGAGGGACTTGACCTCAAAACCGGCGAGTTGTGGGGTGAAGTTCCGGCGCGGGTAAACTTCGTGGAAGATGACTTGGAGCTGTTTTTCGAGTGGCGAACGGCCCAGAAGACCGGCTTCTTTCTCGATCAGCGCGACAACCGCCGGATGATGGCCGAGTTGGTGCGGCCCGGCCAGAACTTTCTGGATGTCTATTCCTATACTGGGGGCTTCAGCTTGCAGGCGGCCAAGCGGGGCGCGACCACGCTGGCGGTAGACAAAGACGTCGCCGCCCTCGCCACGCTGGAAGCGGTGGCCCGCGCCAACAAACTCAAAGCGGGCGCGAGGCTGGGCGACGCGCTTGAGGTCTTGTCGCAGCTTGAGCGCGAAAAGCGGCGCTTCGACGCCGTGGTGCTCGACCCGCCCACCCTCGCCAAGCGCCGTGACGACGTCCCCAACGCCAAACGGATCTTCACGGCGGCGGCCACCAGCGCCCTGAAGATGCTCAATCCCGGCGGCCACCTGCTGATTTCTACCTGCGCCCATTATTTGCGGGTCGACGACCTCTTGGACGCCGCCCGTGTCGCGGCAGGTGAGGCCGAAGCCGCCGCTCAGGTCGTGGCCATCACTTACCAACCCGCCGACCATCCCTACATGTTGGCGGTGCCGGAGAGCTTGTACCTTAAAAGTGTATTGCTCAAAAAAGAATAA
- a CDS encoding DEAD/DEAH box helicase, protein MLFSELINPELAARLEAQGITEATPIQVESLPHTLAGRDLIGRARTGTGKTLAFALPIIQSLEPSRERGRTPRALIMAPTRELAKQVAEHFNKASGSLEVLTIYGGAAYGPQEKALSRGVDIVVGTPGRIIDHIERRNLMLDAVQFVVLDEADEMLSVGFADAIEEILKATPPERQTMLFSATLTRDILRIAKQYQNDPVTVDLVGEGKSQAAVSVEHLKIRVGRTRTRLLADLLTVYNPERAIIFTRTKREVDELAMELIHRGLEAEALHGDLAQSQRERALGAFRAGRVRVLVATDVAARGLDIPEVDLVVQYHLPQDHESYVHRSGRTGRAGRTGTAIVMYGDREQRDLRNLEHATGVHFQERLHPTPKEVRDASASTAADQVRKVDSEFAEPFQQAAERLFSELGIEGLARALARIAGAVTAARSVSLLSGEEGQITVMLRGQRLSVARTVALIARSTDIDSRALGKVRLFQDGAVADLPSELVAKLLAASPLDDQIEVSVPDELPELTDAPQRERFSDSRSGGGYRGGSRQGGGSGGSRFSNDRGGNGGGSGGSNFRGRSSSSREDFGSREFVPSGPERSGSSERRDRR, encoded by the coding sequence ATGTTATTTAGTGAACTGATCAACCCCGAACTTGCCGCACGCCTTGAAGCCCAGGGCATCACCGAAGCCACCCCTATTCAAGTTGAGAGCCTGCCGCACACCTTGGCAGGCCGCGACTTGATTGGCCGCGCCCGCACCGGCACCGGCAAGACGCTGGCTTTCGCGCTGCCGATCATCCAGAGCTTGGAGCCCAGCCGTGAGCGTGGCCGCACGCCCCGCGCCCTGATCATGGCCCCGACCCGCGAACTGGCCAAGCAAGTCGCCGAGCATTTCAACAAAGCCTCGGGCAGCTTGGAAGTCTTGACCATCTACGGCGGCGCAGCTTACGGCCCCCAGGAAAAAGCCCTCTCTCGCGGTGTGGACATCGTCGTGGGCACACCCGGACGCATCATTGACCACATCGAGCGCCGCAACTTGATGCTCGACGCGGTGCAGTTCGTGGTACTCGACGAAGCCGATGAGATGCTCAGCGTAGGATTCGCCGACGCCATCGAAGAAATCCTCAAGGCCACTCCTCCCGAGCGCCAGACCATGCTGTTCAGCGCCACGCTGACCCGCGACATTTTGCGAATTGCCAAGCAGTACCAGAACGATCCGGTGACGGTGGATCTGGTCGGCGAAGGCAAGAGCCAGGCCGCCGTGAGCGTCGAGCACCTCAAGATCCGCGTGGGGCGCACCCGCACCCGCTTGCTCGCCGACTTGCTGACCGTTTACAACCCTGAACGCGCCATTATCTTTACCCGCACCAAGCGCGAAGTGGACGAACTGGCCATGGAGCTCATTCACCGTGGTCTAGAGGCCGAAGCGCTCCACGGCGACCTCGCGCAGAGCCAGCGTGAACGCGCCCTTGGTGCCTTCCGCGCCGGACGGGTGCGTGTGCTGGTCGCCACCGACGTGGCCGCCCGTGGCCTCGATATTCCCGAAGTGGACTTGGTGGTTCAGTACCACCTGCCGCAAGATCACGAAAGCTACGTTCACCGCTCGGGCCGGACGGGCCGCGCTGGGCGCACCGGCACCGCCATCGTGATGTACGGCGACCGCGAGCAGCGTGACCTTCGCAACTTGGAGCACGCCACCGGCGTTCACTTCCAAGAGCGCCTGCACCCCACCCCCAAAGAAGTCCGTGACGCTTCGGCCAGTACCGCAGCCGATCAGGTTCGTAAGGTGGATTCCGAATTTGCCGAGCCGTTCCAGCAAGCGGCTGAGCGCCTCTTTAGTGAACTGGGCATCGAAGGTCTGGCCCGCGCTCTGGCCCGCATCGCCGGAGCGGTGACGGCTGCCCGCAGCGTGAGTCTGCTCAGCGGTGAAGAAGGCCAAATCACCGTGATGCTGCGTGGTCAGCGTCTCAGCGTGGCCCGTACGGTCGCCCTGATTGCCCGCAGCACCGACATCGACAGCCGCGCTCTGGGCAAAGTGCGTTTGTTCCAAGACGGCGCGGTGGCCGACTTGCCCAGCGAACTGGTTGCCAAGTTGCTGGCCGCTTCGCCCCTCGATGACCAGATCGAGGTCAGCGTGCCGGACGAGTTGCCCGAACTCACCGACGCCCCGCAGCGTGAGCGTTTCAGTGACAGCCGCAGCGGTGGCGGTTACCGTGGCGGAAGCCGTCAGGGTGGCGGCAGCGGCGGAAGCCGTTTCAGTAACGACCGTGGTGGCAATGGCGGCGGCAGCGGCGGGAGCAATTTCCGTGGCCGCAGCAGCAGCAGCCGTGAAGATTTCGGCAGCCGCGAGTTTGTTCCCAGCGGCCCCGAGCGCAGCGGCAGCAGCGAGCGGCGGGATCGCCGTTAA
- a CDS encoding phytoene desaturase family protein, producing the protein MGNRKRVGPITYRRQPAISIAVLGGGLAGLSLAALLAEAGHSVTVYEAGEFGGKLSRLSVGGLAFGTGPSLFTFPGVCQRYLAALNEPDSLDLQPLEGGLGLHHTPFGAVALPVPPDHPLSGEWQRYLARVGPIQAEVETLLTLPPRLDEPAFLRASARVGRVLGGHLSAESWINAQHFSPLLAHALKTHALNAGLSPKDAPALYALLPALIAAEVSRPAGGMTRLLDELLRFCRERGVTLLDQTPVTLLDAARGILELGSRTARHELIVSALDPARRAELSGQLSKPQARTVSGLAIYAAFAEPVPLPATSIIAPSNFQTFRRAVQAQAMPPDTLALVHAEGRKLALLLTVPAAGQRLSLTQPWVRGQVERVERVLGVPNLLCKALEIRALDPVHYAALGTTGGAIYGAAYPAWRSGPFHPQPYRVSAKLWQVGTAVHPGGGIPAILGGALIVSKLIQQA; encoded by the coding sequence GTGGGAAACAGGAAAAGAGTGGGGCCAATAACGTACCGCCGACAACCCGCAATCTCCATCGCCGTTCTCGGCGGCGGCCTCGCGGGACTGAGCCTGGCGGCGCTGTTGGCTGAAGCGGGCCACTCCGTCACGGTCTATGAAGCGGGCGAGTTCGGCGGCAAACTCTCGCGGCTGTCGGTGGGCGGGTTGGCATTTGGTACGGGGCCGAGTCTGTTTACCTTTCCGGGCGTTTGTCAGCGCTATTTGGCCGCACTGAATGAGCCCGACTCGCTTGATTTGCAGCCGCTTGAAGGCGGACTGGGACTGCATCACACGCCGTTCGGGGCTGTAGCGCTGCCGGTGCCGCCGGATCACCCGCTCTCCGGCGAGTGGCAGCGCTACTTGGCGCGGGTTGGCCCCATTCAAGCTGAGGTCGAAACTCTGCTGACCCTGCCGCCGCGCTTGGATGAGCCGGCATTTTTGCGGGCGAGTGCCCGTGTCGGGCGGGTGCTGGGCGGCCACCTGAGCGCCGAAAGCTGGATCAACGCCCAGCATTTTTCGCCGCTGCTGGCTCACGCTCTCAAGACCCACGCGCTGAACGCGGGCCTGAGTCCGAAGGACGCACCCGCCCTCTACGCGCTGCTTCCAGCTCTGATCGCCGCCGAGGTGTCTCGGCCCGCCGGCGGGATGACGCGCTTGCTCGACGAGTTGCTGCGCTTTTGCCGTGAGCGGGGTGTCACACTGCTAGACCAAACGCCCGTAACCCTTTTGGATGCGGCGCGGGGCATTCTTGAATTGGGAAGCAGAACGGCGCGGCATGAATTGATCGTCAGCGCCCTCGATCCGGCGCGGCGGGCCGAGTTGAGCGGGCAGCTTAGCAAGCCGCAGGCCCGCACCGTCAGCGGCTTGGCGATCTACGCCGCTTTTGCTGAACCTGTACCGCTGCCCGCCACCAGCATCATTGCGCCGTCCAATTTTCAAACCTTCCGGCGGGCCGTGCAGGCCCAAGCAATGCCGCCCGACACTTTGGCGCTCGTTCATGCCGAGGGACGCAAATTGGCGCTGCTGCTCACCGTTCCGGCAGCGGGGCAGAGGCTCAGCCTCACTCAGCCGTGGGTGCGCGGGCAAGTGGAGCGGGTTGAGCGGGTCTTGGGCGTGCCAAATCTCCTCTGCAAGGCGCTTGAGATCAGGGCGCTTGATCCAGTCCATTACGCCGCACTCGGCACAACGGGAGGCGCGATCTACGGCGCGGCTTATCCGGCGTGGCGCAGCGGGCCGTTTCATCCTCAGCCGTACCGCGTGTCGGCCAAGCTCTGGCAAGTCGGTACGGCGGTGCATCCGGGCGGCGGCATTCCGGCGATTCTGGGCGGCGCACTGATCGTCTCCAAGCTGATTCAGCAAGCGTAA
- a CDS encoding UbiA family prenyltransferase codes for MSRLQPRSFAFTLLPLRQVLLVSRPALWVNTLGVAVTGLWLSGQLWNMSAGWLLLLVYLSLPFNLLIYGLNDFSDMAEDARSERKGGWQGARLRSGEENSLLWLILALNLPFLLVLAWLLSPAAYGVLLLCAGLFAAYSLRPLRFKTRPFLDGLSNVAYALPLLIPALMVGAAVPALACAALCAYAVGKHAFDAVQDIPADAAAHTHTVATTLGALGAARYALAWFGLAGALLWPLSPLSSSALWLVCGGMALRLLRRPTSEQAARLYPLSIVSPWIVGAVSGVQLVYVLAKG; via the coding sequence ATGAGCCGACTGCAACCCCGTTCTTTTGCCTTCACCCTGTTACCCCTGCGCCAAGTGCTGCTCGTTTCGCGGCCTGCGCTGTGGGTCAACACGCTTGGGGTGGCGGTCACGGGCCTGTGGCTGTCGGGCCAGCTCTGGAACATGAGCGCGGGCTGGTTGCTGCTGCTGGTTTACCTCAGCTTGCCGTTTAACTTGCTGATTTACGGCCTCAACGACTTCTCCGACATGGCCGAGGACGCCCGTAGCGAGCGCAAGGGCGGCTGGCAGGGCGCGAGGCTGCGCTCCGGCGAGGAAAACAGCTTGCTGTGGCTGATCCTGGCGCTGAACCTGCCGTTTTTGCTGGTGCTGGCGTGGCTGCTCTCCCCCGCCGCTTACGGCGTGCTGCTGCTGTGTGCGGGCCTGTTCGCGGCTTACAGCTTGCGCCCGCTGCGCTTCAAGACTCGCCCCTTTTTAGACGGCCTGTCCAACGTGGCTTACGCCTTGCCGCTGCTGATTCCGGCGCTGATGGTGGGCGCGGCGGTACCTGCGCTGGCCTGCGCCGCGCTGTGCGCCTACGCGGTGGGCAAGCACGCCTTTGACGCGGTGCAAGACATTCCCGCCGACGCCGCCGCCCACACCCATACGGTGGCAACTACATTGGGCGCACTTGGAGCGGCCCGCTACGCGCTGGCTTGGTTTGGCCTCGCTGGAGCGCTGCTGTGGCCGCTGAGTCCGCTGAGCAGCTCGGCGCTGTGGCTGGTGTGCGGCGGTATGGCGCTCCGTTTGCTGCGCCGCCCGACTTCCGAGCAGGCCGCTCGCTTGTACCCGCTGAGCATCGTCTCGCCGTGGATCGTCGGCGCGGTGAGCGGGGTGCAGTTGGTGTATGTGCTGGCAAAAGGCTAA
- a CDS encoding TetR/AcrR family transcriptional regulator: MARRVDPVQDRLRRAALEQAAYQAIFECGFASVTLGDIAARAGVSKGTLVYHFGSKEELLAAVMRRFVRTVTAATRRALRQAPSPEAKLQAYVENQFYGVLNTKRFYTVSLDLLAAAARSPALMKVQRDFVAASLSLDLELSALGGGADLAARAWQLRALVDGLSVRFLADEQPDLYLYRRICLTGLRALLWPP, encoded by the coding sequence ATGGCCCGCCGCGTTGATCCTGTTCAAGACCGCCTGCGCCGCGCCGCCTTGGAGCAGGCCGCCTACCAAGCTATTTTCGAGTGCGGCTTTGCCAGCGTGACGCTCGGTGACATCGCCGCCCGAGCGGGAGTCAGTAAAGGCACGCTGGTCTACCACTTCGGTAGCAAAGAAGAACTGCTGGCCGCCGTGATGCGCCGCTTCGTGCGGACCGTCACCGCAGCCACCCGCCGCGCCTTGCGGCAAGCGCCCAGCCCTGAAGCCAAGTTGCAGGCTTACGTCGAAAACCAGTTTTACGGGGTGCTCAACACCAAGCGGTTTTACACAGTGTCTCTGGATTTGCTCGCGGCGGCGGCCCGCAGCCCCGCGCTGATGAAGGTGCAGCGCGACTTCGTGGCGGCCAGCCTCAGCTTAGATCTCGAACTCTCGGCGCTGGGCGGTGGGGCCGACCTGGCAGCGCGGGCTTGGCAACTCCGCGCCCTGGTCGACGGCCTGAGTGTCCGGTTTTTGGCCGATGAACAGCCGGATTTGTATCTCTACCGACGAATTTGCCTGACGGGTCTGAGAGCGCTCTTATGGCCCCCTTGA
- a CDS encoding c-type cytochrome encodes MRNAFIVSAALLLVGTVGGGYTAYHLGTSHEEKAAGSAGETKSPVAVMNNDAASAGVSPAAGQAPAAGSAAPASTEGKSVSGASGAAAGESGTTPAGTLAGNKADSLSAGSMPTSGASQSPNAAGNTPGNNQPAGNASAAEGASVVAKDRASGTSSTTAAPGAPTKPTSAANPSGSAPAPGSTSAATPNPATPAQTMPAQTTPAASTAAAAAAPASDAATSGDAEAGKLIFAGAKKPEVNCAVCHGAQGKGGVGANLTTPDGPKGWDETQFLTTLRQGQTPQRMLNATMPRFAETQLSDTEINDIHAFIKTLP; translated from the coding sequence ATGAGAAACGCTTTTATCGTGTCTGCGGCGCTGCTGTTAGTCGGTACGGTGGGGGGCGGCTATACCGCTTACCATCTGGGAACAAGCCATGAAGAAAAAGCTGCTGGGAGCGCAGGTGAAACCAAAAGCCCTGTAGCAGTGATGAACAACGACGCGGCCTCGGCGGGCGTTAGTCCAGCGGCGGGTCAGGCTCCGGCAGCCGGCAGCGCTGCTCCTGCCAGCACCGAGGGCAAGAGCGTCAGTGGCGCTTCCGGCGCGGCTGCGGGCGAGTCCGGCACCACCCCGGCGGGTACGCTAGCGGGCAACAAAGCGGACAGCTTGTCGGCGGGCAGTATGCCGACGAGCGGAGCCAGCCAAAGCCCCAATGCGGCGGGCAACACGCCCGGCAACAACCAACCGGCGGGCAACGCCAGCGCCGCCGAGGGCGCTTCCGTCGTCGCCAAAGACCGCGCTTCGGGAACGTCGTCCACCACTGCTGCGCCTGGTGCGCCCACCAAGCCCACCAGCGCTGCCAATCCTTCAGGCAGCGCTCCTGCGCCGGGCAGCACCAGCGCCGCCACCCCGAATCCAGCAACGCCAGCTCAAACGATGCCGGCCCAAACAACGCCTGCCGCTAGCACCGCTGCGGCTGCGGCTGCTCCGGCCAGCGACGCGGCCACTTCCGGCGACGCGGAGGCCGGCAAGCTGATTTTTGCCGGAGCCAAGAAGCCTGAAGTCAACTGCGCGGTGTGTCACGGCGCACAGGGGAAAGGCGGCGTGGGGGCCAACCTGACCACTCCCGACGGCCCCAAGGGCTGGGACGAAACGCAGTTCTTGACGACGCTGCGCCAAGGCCAAACCCCTCAGAGGATGCTCAACGCCACCATGCCGCGCTTTGCCGAAACACAGCTCAGCGACACCGAGATCAACGATATTCACGCCTTCATCAAAACCCTGCCTTAA